The Pongo abelii isolate AG06213 chromosome 21, NHGRI_mPonAbe1-v2.0_pri, whole genome shotgun sequence genome has a window encoding:
- the LOC129047451 gene encoding acyl-CoA-binding domain-containing protein 5-like, protein MFQFHAGSWESWCCCCLIPADRPWDRGQHWQLEMADTRSVHETRFEAAVKVIQSLPKNGSFQPTNEMMLKFYSFYKQATEGPCKLSRPGFWDPIGRYKWDAWSSLGDMTKEEAMIAYVEEMKKIIETMPMTEKVEELLRVIGPFYEIVEDKKSGRSSDITSDLDNVLTSTPNAKTVNGKAESSDSGAESEEEEAQEEVKGAEQSDSDKKMMKKSADHKNLEVIVTNGYDKDGFVQDIQNDIHASSSLNGRSTEEVKPIEENLGQTGKSAVCIHQDINDDHVEDVAGIQHLTSDSDSEVYCDSMEQFGQEESLDSFTSNNGPFQYYLGGHSSQPVENSGVCEDVQVPPGNGNIGNMQVVAVEGKGEVKHGGEDGRNNSGAPHREKRGGESDEFSNVRRGRGHRMQYLSEGTKGRQVGSGGDGERWGSDRGSRGSLNEQIALVLMRLQEDMQNVLQRLQKLETLTALQAKSSTTTLQTTPQPTSQRPSWWPFEMSPGVLTFAIIWPFIAQWLVYLYYQRRRRKLN, encoded by the coding sequence ATGTTCCAGTTTCATGCAGGCTCTTGGGAAAGCTGGTGCTGCTGCTGCCTGATTCCCGCCGACAGACCTTGGGACCGGGGCCAACACTGGCAGCTGGAGATGGCGGACACGAGATCCGTGCACGAGACTAGGTTTGAGGCGGCCGTGAAGGTGATCCAGAGTTTGCCGAAGAATGGTTCATTCCAGCCAACAAATGAAATGATGCTTAAATTTTATAGCTTCTATAAGCAGGCAACTGAAGGACCCTGTAAACTTTCAAGGCCTGGATTTTGGGATCCTATTGGAAGATATAAATGGGATGCTTGGAGTTCACTGGGTGATATGACCAAAGAGGAAGCCATGATTGCATAtgttgaagaaatgaaaaagattatTGAAACTATGCCAATGACTGAGAAAGTTGAAGAATTGCTGCGTGTCATAGGTCCATTTTATGAAATTGTCGAGGACAAAAAGAGTGGCAGGAGTTCTGATATAACCTCAGATCTTGATAATGTTCTCACTTCTACTCCAAACGCCAAAACCGTTAATGGTAAAGCTGAAAGCAGTGACAGTGGAGCCGAGTCTGAGGAAGAAGAGGCCCAAGAAGAAGTGAAAGGAGCAGAACAAAGTGATAGTGATAAGAAAATGATGAAGAAGTCAGCAGACCATAAGAATTTGGAAGTCATTGTCACTAATGGCTATGATAAAGATGGCTTTGTTCAGGATATACAGAATGACATTCACGCCAGTTCTTCCCTGAATGGCAGAAGCACTGAAGAAGTAAAGCCTATTGAAGAAAACTTGGGGCAAACTGGAAAATCTGCTGTTTGCATTCACCAAGATATAAATGATGATCATGTTGAAGATGTTGCAGGAATTCAGCATTTGACAAGCGATTCAGACAGTGAAGTTTACTGTGATTCTATGGAACAATTTGGACAAGAAGAGTCTTTAGACAGCTTTACGTCCAACAATGGACCATTTCAGTATTACTTGGGTGGTCATTCCAGTCAACCCGTGGAAAATTCTGGAGTTTGTGAAGATGTTCAAGTACCTCCTGGAAATGGCAACATTGGGAATATGCAGGTGGTTGCAGTTGAAGGAAAAGGTGAAGTCAAGCATGGAGGAGAAGATGGCAGGAATAACAGCGGAGCACCACACCGGGAGAAGCGAGGCGGAGAAAGTGACGAATTCTCTAATGTTAGAAGAGGAAGAGGACATAGGATGCAATACTTGAGCGAAGGAACCAAGGGCCGGCAGGTGGGAAGTGGAGGTGATGGGGAGCGCTGGGGCTCCGACAGAGGGTCACGAGGCAGCCTCAATGAGCAGATCGCCCTCGTGCTGATGAGACTGCAGGAGGACATGCAGAATGTCCTTCAGAGACTGCAGAAACTGGAAACACTGACTGCTTTGCAGGCAAAATCATCAACAACAACATTGCAGACTACTCCTCAGCCCACCTCACAGAGACCATCTTGGTGGCCCTTCGAGATGTCTCCTGGTGTGCTAACGTTTGCCATCATATGGCCTTTTATTGCACAGTGGTTGGTGTATTTATACTatcaaagaaggagaagaaaactgAACTGA